In Bacteroidales bacterium, one genomic interval encodes:
- a CDS encoding MerR family transcriptional regulator — translation MPYKEARIEKVYYSIGEVAEMFHVKPSLIRYWEKEFDILKPHKNKKGTRFFTREDIRNFHLIYHLVKERGMTIKGAKQKLKENREETESTFEVVRILQKVKDMLLEIKDSI, via the coding sequence ATGCCCTATAAGGAAGCCAGGATCGAAAAGGTTTATTATTCCATCGGTGAGGTGGCCGAAATGTTTCATGTCAAACCTTCCTTAATCCGATACTGGGAAAAAGAATTTGACATTCTTAAGCCGCACAAGAATAAAAAGGGTACCCGTTTTTTTACCCGGGAAGATATCCGGAACTTTCATCTGATTTATCATCTGGTAAAAGAACGGGGAATGACTATCAAGGGGGCCAAGCAGAAGCTTAAGGAGAACCGTGAGGAGACGGAAAGCACCTTCGAGGTTGTGCGGATTTTGCAGAAAGTGAAGGATATGCTGCTTGAAATTAAAGATTCCATTTGA
- a CDS encoding Nif3-like dinuclear metal center hexameric protein → MKVKEVLACLEEKFPLAYQESYDNAGLITGDREADATGVLICLDVSEAVVDEALALGANVIVSHHPLIFQGIKKLNQGAYPDRILIQAVRNHLNLYACHTNADNIKYGVNERLAEKLGLDGTEILSPLSGRLYKLVTFVPHQYAGRVRQAMFEAGAGHIGAYDHCSYNVEGYGTFRGSDTANPFVGEKGIDHTEPETRVEVIFPDYLQDKILRHLLEAHPYEEVAYDIIPLANPSPVAGAGLTGHLPEPMDTDAFLTMVKKALSVQSVRYSAPAKNQVYKIAVCGGSGSFLIPACLSAGVDAFVTADIKYHQFIEAAGKLLLVDAGHYETEVGAKEIFYELLIKKLPNFAVHFSKRDFNPVNYL, encoded by the coding sequence ATGAAAGTTAAAGAAGTACTTGCCTGTCTGGAAGAGAAATTTCCCCTGGCTTATCAGGAAAGTTATGATAATGCCGGTTTAATAACAGGTGACAGGGAGGCAGATGCAACCGGAGTACTGATATGCCTCGATGTATCAGAAGCCGTTGTTGATGAAGCTCTTGCTCTCGGAGCCAATGTCATTGTTTCGCATCATCCGCTGATTTTTCAAGGAATAAAAAAGCTGAACCAGGGTGCTTATCCTGACAGGATACTGATTCAGGCTGTCAGGAATCATCTGAATCTGTATGCATGCCATACCAATGCCGATAATATCAAGTACGGGGTCAATGAACGACTGGCTGAAAAACTGGGATTAGACGGGACAGAAATCCTGAGTCCTTTATCCGGCCGGTTATACAAGCTCGTAACCTTTGTTCCTCATCAGTATGCTGGGCGTGTAAGGCAGGCTATGTTTGAAGCCGGGGCGGGGCATATTGGTGCTTACGATCATTGCAGTTACAATGTCGAAGGGTATGGAACATTCAGAGGGTCCGACACAGCAAATCCTTTTGTGGGAGAGAAGGGCATTGACCATACGGAACCCGAAACGCGTGTAGAGGTGATTTTCCCTGATTACCTGCAGGACAAAATCCTCCGTCATCTGCTGGAGGCACATCCCTATGAAGAAGTGGCATATGACATAATTCCACTGGCCAATCCCTCACCCGTAGCCGGTGCCGGCCTGACGGGGCATCTTCCGGAACCCATGGATACTGATGCATTTCTGACCATGGTAAAAAAGGCACTTTCCGTTCAATCGGTGCGCTATTCTGCTCCCGCAAAAAATCAGGTTTATAAAATAGCGGTCTGCGGCGGAAGTGGTTCCTTTCTGATTCCGGCCTGTCTGTCAGCAGGAGTCGATGCCTTTGTTACGGCCGATATTAAATACCATCAGTTTATTGAGGCCGCAGGTAAACTCCTGCTGGTCGATGCCGGACATTACGAAACCGAAGTCGGTGCGAAAGAAATTTTTTATGAACTTCTTATAAAAAAATTACCTAACTTTGCAGTTCATTTTTCGAAAAGGGATTTCAATCCGGTAAATTATCTGTAA